The Moraxella osloensis genome contains a region encoding:
- a CDS encoding bifunctional ADP-dependent NAD(P)H-hydrate dehydratase/NAD(P)H-hydrate epimerase yields the protein MQSNARTDKNTVMQNAIALYSPKQIYDIEKNWFSNNDSFALMQQAAWQLAHIIKQESSNQKGSYLQKSSHPQKSVLVVAGAGNNGGDAWLVAHYVNKLCPHWSITVVQVAAPSTVDSQTAKHLYQSNCANAAKYLTLTAFLQPLHELGLSYQYDVVIDGLLGIGLDGKPSGDYQTIINWINQYRKQVHACQVISIDVPSGLNAATGEVYDDTAIKADKTLCLIGRKVGLHIGDSKDYVGTVIDVPLLPVEQSSILLHTKLPNLPQRQQVSHKGTYGHVLIIGGNRLQDGHGMAGAAILAASAALSSGAGKVTVACHGDFHSAIITALPNAMTADLHNIASVIELINAVNVVAIGMGLGRDKATLDLFNQYLTAIIQSEKLCVIDADGLYHLADWAGTSDGLTAPIQPRLGQSNQRFYLTPHSAEAGRLLNQPYADIDRDKISAIRALAHQYGGNWLIKGAQTIVLERDSIDICGLGNAGMATAGMGDCLAGLMASLLAQAITAPMLTAVLIHAKAGDTLAEKMGEYALQANHMASAIGDIIHQITQD from the coding sequence ATGCAAAGTAATGCACGGACGGATAAAAATACTGTGATGCAAAACGCCATTGCCTTATATAGCCCCAAACAAATTTATGACATTGAAAAAAACTGGTTTAGCAATAATGACAGTTTTGCCTTAATGCAACAAGCTGCATGGCAACTTGCACACATCATCAAGCAGGAAAGTAGCAATCAAAAAGGCAGTTACCTTCAAAAAAGCAGTCACCCTCAAAAATCGGTATTGGTAGTGGCAGGCGCGGGTAATAATGGCGGCGATGCTTGGTTGGTGGCGCATTATGTGAACAAGCTTTGCCCACATTGGTCAATTACCGTAGTACAAGTCGCAGCGCCTAGCACCGTCGACAGCCAAACAGCAAAGCACCTATACCAGTCAAACTGTGCAAATGCGGCAAAATATTTGACGTTGACAGCATTTTTACAGCCGCTCCATGAGCTTGGTTTAAGCTATCAGTATGATGTGGTGATTGATGGGTTATTGGGGATTGGGCTCGATGGCAAGCCTAGCGGTGATTATCAGACAATCATCAATTGGATTAATCAATACCGCAAGCAAGTTCACGCTTGTCAAGTCATCAGCATCGATGTACCCAGCGGACTTAATGCCGCTACGGGCGAAGTATATGATGATACTGCGATTAAGGCAGACAAGACACTTTGTTTAATTGGGCGAAAAGTCGGACTGCATATCGGCGATAGTAAAGATTATGTTGGCACTGTGATTGATGTGCCTTTGCTCCCTGTTGAGCAATCAAGTATCTTGTTACACACGAAGCTACCTAACTTGCCACAACGTCAGCAGGTGAGCCATAAAGGTACGTATGGTCATGTACTTATCATCGGTGGCAATCGGTTACAGGATGGGCATGGCATGGCAGGGGCGGCGATATTGGCCGCCAGTGCAGCATTGAGCAGTGGTGCAGGCAAAGTCACTGTTGCCTGTCATGGTGATTTTCATTCAGCTATTATCACCGCTTTGCCCAATGCCATGACCGCGGATTTACATAATATCGCTAGCGTCATCGAGCTGATTAACGCGGTGAATGTAGTTGCCATCGGCATGGGTTTGGGTAGAGATAAAGCAACGCTTGATTTATTTAACCAGTATCTTACGGCGATCATACAATCAGAGAAGCTATGTGTCATTGACGCCGATGGTTTATACCATTTGGCAGATTGGGCAGGCACGAGTGACGGTTTAACTGCGCCCATTCAACCACGATTGGGACAGTCGAACCAACGGTTTTATCTAACGCCGCATTCAGCGGAAGCAGGTCGTTTGCTCAATCAACCCTATGCCGACATCGATCGAGACAAAATCAGCGCGATTCGGGCGTTAGCTCACCAATATGGGGGCAATTGGCTTATCAAAGGGGCACAAACGATTGTGCTTGAACGAGACAGCATTGATATTTGCGGCTTGGGTAATGCCGGTATGGCAACCGCTGGCATGGGCGACTGCTTGGCAGGTCTGATGGCGAGCTTATTGGCGCAAGCAATTACCGCACCCATGCTAACCGCCGTGCTCATACATGCCAAAGCGGGTGATACGTTAGCAGAAAAAATGGGTGAATATGCGTTGCAAGCCAATCACATGGCATCGGCAATCGGTGACATCATCCATCAAATCACGCAAGATTAA
- a CDS encoding DUF4124 domain-containing protein: MLKPLFLLSLMLSPFIMANSNAATYYKWTDKNGVPHYSQYAPTNGVNLRQVQVINTRELGPSSRAPATAGNSTGAASGVSPTLTADQKRAAELEAQNQQLKKQQDAERCKALQNTLANLNQGGRVYEMDNKGERKYLDGREIELRRQQVAQTVSQYCK, translated from the coding sequence ATGTTAAAGCCACTGTTTTTGTTATCACTCATGTTATCACCATTCATTATGGCGAATTCAAATGCAGCCACTTACTACAAGTGGACTGACAAAAATGGTGTGCCGCATTATAGCCAATATGCCCCGACCAATGGTGTTAATTTGCGACAAGTGCAAGTGATTAATACCCGTGAACTTGGACCTAGTAGTCGTGCACCTGCAACCGCTGGCAATAGCACAGGTGCTGCATCAGGTGTATCACCAACGCTGACAGCCGATCAAAAACGTGCTGCTGAACTTGAAGCACAAAATCAGCAACTCAAAAAGCAGCAAGATGCGGAGCGCTGTAAAGCCTTACAAAATACCCTTGCTAATCTAAACCAAGGCGGGCGCGTCTATGAGATGGATAATAAAGGTGAACGTAAATATTTAGATGGTCGTGAAATTGAGCTACGCCGTCAGCAAGTCGCGCAAACAGTGAGCCAATACTGTAAATAA
- a CDS encoding acetolactate synthase 3 large subunit has translation MMSGAEMLVQALIDEGVEYIFGYPGGAVLHIYDALFKQDTIEHILVRHEQAAGHMADAYSRVTGQTGVVLATSGPGATNTVTAIATAFMDSIPMVVISGQVPSSLIGDDAFQETDMIGVSRPVVKHSFQVRHASEIPEIVRKAFYIASSGRPGPVVIDVPKDKTAPNEKFPYHFPESVSMRSYQPSVRGHSGQIRKAIETLIAAKRPVLYSGGGVIASNASAELTALARLLNLPVTNTLMGLGAFPGSDEQFLGMLGMHGTYEANMTMHNSDVILAVGARFDDRVTNNTQKFCPNAKIIHIDIDPASISKTINAHIPIVGDVKNVLSDMLAVLTENNAQLDQAALNDWWAQINEWRKRHGLRYDKDDSNGMKPQHVVERLYELTHGKAIITSDVGQHQMFAALYYKYDEPRQWLNSGGLGTMGVGLPYAMAAKLANPERDVVCITGEGSIQMNIQELSTCLQYNLPVKILNLNNAQLGMVKQWQDMIYEGRHSHSYMDSLPDFVKLAEAYGHVGIQITDPAKLDEQLAYALSLKDRLVFIDVLVDKNEHVYPMQLAGQSMRDMWLAKGERT, from the coding sequence ATGATGTCTGGTGCAGAAATGCTGGTGCAAGCGCTAATTGACGAAGGTGTCGAATACATTTTTGGCTATCCAGGCGGCGCCGTGTTGCATATTTATGATGCCTTGTTCAAACAAGATACCATTGAGCACATCCTCGTGCGTCATGAACAAGCAGCGGGTCATATGGCAGATGCTTATTCCCGTGTGACAGGTCAAACCGGGGTGGTATTGGCGACATCAGGTCCAGGCGCCACCAATACGGTTACCGCCATCGCTACCGCATTTATGGATTCCATTCCGATGGTTGTGATATCAGGTCAGGTGCCTTCAAGCCTCATCGGTGATGATGCGTTCCAAGAAACTGATATGATTGGTGTGTCACGTCCTGTCGTCAAACACAGTTTTCAAGTACGTCATGCCAGTGAAATCCCGGAAATCGTGCGTAAAGCATTTTATATCGCAAGCTCTGGTCGCCCAGGCCCTGTGGTGATTGATGTACCCAAAGACAAAACTGCGCCTAACGAAAAATTCCCTTATCATTTCCCTGAGTCGGTCAGTATGCGTTCTTACCAACCATCGGTTCGCGGTCATTCAGGACAAATTCGTAAAGCCATCGAAACCTTAATTGCAGCCAAACGCCCTGTATTATATTCAGGTGGTGGCGTGATTGCATCAAACGCAAGTGCAGAATTAACCGCATTAGCCCGTTTACTTAATTTGCCGGTAACCAATACTTTGATGGGGCTAGGCGCTTTTCCAGGGTCGGATGAACAGTTTTTAGGTATGCTTGGAATGCATGGTACGTATGAAGCCAATATGACCATGCACAATTCAGATGTAATTTTGGCCGTGGGTGCGCGTTTTGACGACCGTGTGACCAACAATACGCAAAAATTCTGTCCAAACGCTAAAATTATCCATATTGATATCGACCCTGCATCAATCTCAAAAACCATCAACGCACATATCCCGATCGTCGGTGATGTAAAAAATGTGCTAAGCGATATGCTCGCCGTATTAACAGAAAATAACGCACAGCTTGACCAAGCCGCGCTAAATGATTGGTGGGCGCAAATCAATGAATGGCGTAAACGTCATGGTCTACGCTATGACAAAGACGACAGCAATGGCATGAAACCACAGCACGTTGTTGAGCGCTTATACGAGTTAACGCATGGTAAAGCTATCATCACCTCTGATGTGGGTCAGCACCAAATGTTCGCCGCCCTATACTATAAATACGATGAGCCGCGTCAATGGTTAAACTCAGGTGGTTTAGGCACCATGGGGGTAGGGTTGCCTTATGCAATGGCAGCCAAACTTGCTAATCCAGAGCGTGATGTAGTGTGTATCACAGGTGAAGGCTCAATTCAGATGAATATCCAAGAGCTTTCAACTTGCCTACAATATAACTTACCCGTGAAGATTTTAAATCTTAACAATGCCCAGTTGGGTATGGTCAAACAATGGCAAGACATGATTTATGAAGGTCGCCATTCGCACTCTTATATGGATTCATTACCAGATTTTGTCAAACTTGCAGAAGCTTACGGTCATGTCGGTATCCAAATCACTGACCCAGCCAAACTTGATGAACAACTTGCTTATGCCTTATCACTCAAAGATCGATTGGTATTTATCGATGTACTCGTCGATAAAAACGAGCATGTTTATCCAATGCAATTAGCAGGTCAGTCAATGCGTGATATGTGGTTAGCCAAAGGGGAGCGTACCTAA
- the ilvN gene encoding acetolactate synthase small subunit: protein MKHLISVLMENESGSLSRVVGLFSQRGYNIETLNVAPTDDPTLSRLTLTTDTDQNKIEQVTKQLHKLIEIVKVTTLTDSVHIERELMLIKVRATGSNREEVKRCADIFRASIVDITPNVYTIQIVGDTAKLDGFIELMGRERILEVVRSGVIGIARGEKILSV from the coding sequence ATGAAACATTTAATTTCTGTCTTAATGGAAAATGAATCAGGGTCACTGTCTCGTGTGGTTGGCTTATTTTCACAACGTGGCTACAACATCGAGACATTGAACGTCGCGCCAACCGATGACCCGACTTTATCGCGTTTAACCTTGACCACAGATACCGATCAAAATAAGATTGAGCAAGTGACCAAACAGTTGCACAAGCTGATTGAAATCGTTAAAGTAACCACGCTGACCGATAGTGTACATATTGAGCGCGAACTCATGCTGATCAAAGTACGTGCCACGGGTAGCAACCGCGAAGAAGTCAAGCGCTGTGCAGATATCTTCCGTGCAAGTATTGTTGATATCACGCCCAATGTCTATACCATTCAAATTGTCGGTGACACCGCAAAATTGGACGGCTTTATCGAATTGATGGGACGTGAACGCATTTTAGAGGTGGTACGTTCTGGTGTTATTGGTATCGCTCGAGGTGAAAAAATCCTCAGCGTCTAA
- the ilvC gene encoding ketol-acid reductoisomerase: protein MNIFYDKDCDLSIIQGKKVAIIGYGSQGHAHALNLKDSGVDVTVGLRKDSSSWKKAENAGLKVAEVEEAVKQADLVMILTPDEFQKQLYNDVIEPNIKQGATLAFAHGFSIHYNQVVPRKDLDVIMIAPKAPGHTVRNEFATGGGIPDLIAVYQDASGQAKQVALSYAMGIGGGRSGIIETTFKDETETDLFGEQAVLCGGAVELVKMGFETLVEAGYAPEMAYFECLHELKLIVDLMYQGGIADMNYSISNNAEYGEYVTGLEVINDQSREAMRNALKRIQSGEYAKMFIAEGMSNYPSMTARRRQTAEHEIEKTGAKLRGMMPWITSSKIIDKEKN, encoded by the coding sequence ATGAACATTTTTTATGATAAAGATTGTGATCTATCAATCATCCAAGGCAAAAAAGTTGCGATTATCGGCTATGGCTCACAAGGTCACGCCCACGCATTGAACCTAAAAGACAGCGGTGTTGATGTCACCGTAGGGCTGCGCAAAGATTCATCATCTTGGAAAAAAGCAGAAAATGCCGGTCTAAAAGTGGCTGAAGTAGAAGAAGCCGTCAAGCAAGCTGACTTAGTCATGATTTTGACCCCTGATGAATTCCAAAAACAACTCTACAATGACGTGATTGAGCCAAACATCAAACAAGGCGCCACGCTTGCATTTGCCCATGGCTTCTCAATCCATTACAACCAAGTGGTACCACGCAAAGACCTAGATGTCATCATGATTGCGCCAAAAGCACCGGGTCATACCGTGCGTAACGAATTTGCCACAGGCGGCGGTATTCCTGACTTAATCGCCGTTTACCAAGATGCCTCTGGTCAAGCCAAACAAGTGGCGTTATCTTACGCGATGGGCATCGGCGGCGGTCGTTCAGGTATCATCGAGACAACGTTTAAAGACGAAACTGAAACTGACCTATTTGGTGAGCAAGCGGTACTGTGTGGTGGTGCGGTTGAGCTGGTCAAAATGGGCTTTGAAACCTTGGTTGAAGCAGGTTATGCCCCAGAAATGGCTTACTTTGAATGTCTGCACGAATTAAAATTGATTGTAGACTTGATGTACCAAGGCGGTATTGCTGATATGAACTACTCAATCAGTAACAACGCAGAATACGGTGAATACGTAACAGGTCTAGAAGTTATTAACGACCAATCACGTGAAGCGATGCGTAATGCACTAAAACGTATTCAATCAGGCGAATATGCAAAAATGTTTATCGCTGAAGGTATGTCAAATTATCCATCAATGACAGCGCGCCGCCGTCAAACCGCTGAGCACGAAATCGAAAAAACAGGTGCCAAACTTCGCGGTATGATGCCTTGGATTACCTCAAGCAAAATCATCGACAAAGAGAAAAACTAG
- a CDS encoding cold-shock protein produces MSDKATGTVKWFNESKGFGFIAQDNGGQDVFAHYSAIEGSGFKTLKEGQRVSFVLSQGQKGPQAEQIEAQ; encoded by the coding sequence ATGTCAGATAAAGCTACTGGTACTGTAAAATGGTTCAATGAGAGCAAAGGCTTCGGCTTCATCGCTCAAGACAATGGCGGTCAAGACGTTTTTGCTCATTACAGTGCAATCGAAGGTTCAGGTTTTAAAACACTTAAAGAAGGTCAACGTGTGAGCTTCGTATTGAGCCAAGGTCAAAAAGGCCCACAAGCCGAACAAATTGAAGCACAATAA
- a CDS encoding electron transfer flavoprotein subunit beta/FixA family protein, which translates to MKALVAVKRVVDYNVKVRVKADNTGVDLTNVKMSINPFDEIAVEEAVRLKEAGVVSEIVVVSIGPKEAQEQIRGAMALGADRGILVETTDTVRPLQVAKILKAIAQAEAADIILLGKQAIDDDNNQTGQMLAALLDVGQATFASQVKVDGGSVNVTREIDGGLQTVQLSLPAVITTDLRLNEPRYAKLPNIMKAKKKPLEEKKPEDYGVSTASNIQIVKVTPPAERKAGVKVKSVDELVDKLRNEAKVI; encoded by the coding sequence ATGAAAGCATTAGTTGCTGTTAAACGTGTAGTTGACTATAACGTAAAAGTTCGTGTAAAAGCGGACAACACTGGTGTTGACTTAACCAATGTTAAAATGTCTATAAACCCATTTGATGAGATTGCTGTGGAAGAAGCTGTACGCCTAAAAGAAGCGGGCGTGGTCTCTGAAATTGTTGTTGTATCTATCGGACCTAAAGAAGCACAAGAACAAATCCGTGGTGCAATGGCACTGGGTGCAGATCGTGGTATTTTAGTTGAAACTACCGACACTGTACGTCCGCTACAAGTCGCAAAAATTTTAAAAGCGATTGCACAAGCTGAAGCTGCTGACATCATTTTACTAGGCAAACAAGCGATTGATGATGACAACAACCAAACAGGTCAAATGTTAGCGGCATTACTAGACGTGGGTCAAGCAACCTTTGCATCACAAGTAAAAGTCGACGGTGGCAGTGTCAACGTAACACGTGAAATCGATGGCGGCTTACAAACCGTTCAGCTATCATTGCCTGCGGTCATCACCACTGATTTACGTTTAAATGAACCACGTTATGCCAAACTGCCTAACATCATGAAAGCGAAGAAAAAACCATTAGAAGAGAAAAAACCAGAAGATTATGGTGTTTCTACCGCTAGTAACATTCAAATCGTAAAAGTGACGCCACCTGCAGAACGTAAAGCGGGTGTTAAAGTTAAATCGGTTGACGAGTTAGTCGATAAATTAAGAAACGAAGCTAAAGTTATCTAA
- a CDS encoding electron transfer flavoprotein subunit alpha/FixB family protein, whose product MAILVYAEHDNKELKKATLNTVTAASKIGGDIVVLVAGLGCEAVAEQAAKVAGVSKVLCANNAAFEHQLAENVAKLVVSLAGDYSHIVAPATTTGKNFLPRVAALLDVNMLTDVTAVIDAETFERPIYAGNAIATVKDTESKKVITVRTTAFDAAPAEGGAASIEQVSVGEDADAGKSKFVSEELAKSDRPELTAAEIVVSGGRALGSGENFTKYIEPLADKLGAAMGASRAAVDAGYVPNDLQVGQTGKIVAPNLYIAAGISGAIQHLAGMKDSKVIVAINNDPEAPISQVADYFLEGDIFTVLPELTSKL is encoded by the coding sequence ATGGCAATTTTAGTATATGCAGAACATGATAATAAAGAGCTGAAAAAAGCAACCCTCAACACCGTAACGGCAGCAAGCAAAATCGGTGGCGATATCGTTGTATTAGTTGCAGGTCTTGGCTGTGAAGCCGTGGCAGAACAAGCCGCTAAAGTAGCGGGTGTTTCAAAGGTGCTTTGCGCAAATAACGCTGCTTTTGAACACCAGCTGGCTGAAAACGTTGCTAAACTCGTGGTATCGCTGGCAGGTGATTATAGCCATATCGTTGCACCAGCAACAACAACGGGTAAAAACTTCTTACCACGCGTTGCCGCTTTGTTAGACGTAAATATGCTAACTGATGTGACCGCTGTGATTGATGCAGAGACATTTGAACGTCCAATCTACGCAGGCAATGCTATTGCAACCGTTAAAGATACTGAAAGCAAAAAAGTCATCACAGTTCGTACCACTGCATTTGATGCAGCGCCAGCAGAAGGCGGCGCAGCCAGCATAGAACAAGTAAGCGTAGGTGAAGATGCAGATGCAGGTAAATCAAAATTTGTCAGTGAAGAGTTAGCAAAATCTGATCGTCCAGAATTAACTGCTGCAGAAATTGTTGTATCGGGTGGTCGTGCATTAGGCAGCGGTGAAAACTTCACCAAATATATTGAGCCACTCGCTGATAAACTAGGCGCTGCGATGGGTGCATCACGTGCCGCAGTTGACGCAGGTTATGTGCCAAACGACCTACAAGTGGGTCAAACAGGTAAAATTGTTGCGCCAAACCTATACATTGCCGCAGGTATCTCAGGTGCCATTCAGCATTTGGCAGGTATGAAAGATTCAAAAGTTATCGTTGCCATCAACAATGACCCAGAAGCACCAATCTCTCAAGTGGCTGATTATTTCCTAGAAGGTGATATTTTTACAGTCTTGCCAGAACTAACTAGCAAATTGTAA
- the corA gene encoding magnesium/cobalt transporter CorA translates to MYDEITDEELDLHGDDSYIYGENYDDDGTVEVYAPTDVPPPEYNPEAEITEDRFKGKNEIANCFAYSRKSGEKIGEIELDDVRRELSNNNVFVWVGLHDPSIETIREVQEAFDLHELAIEDAFAEHQRAKVESYGNDSVFVVVRTAKLTENTIRYGTTAIFMGKQYIITIRQGASHSYQSVRDFCHRRPEKLRLGPIFVLHAILDFIVDNYLPITEKLGRYLREQEREIFSENFNKHTLRNLYELKSQLVHMRAVILPVQDICNFFINHKKTDLIPSFPSQAKPYFRDVNDHLLRALDAVNGLNEMLSVAMDTYMAVVNTGQNDVVRKLAAWAGILAVPTAVAGIYGMNFENMPELKMHYAYYVLLAVILTICFTLYYRFKKSGWL, encoded by the coding sequence ATGTATGATGAAATCACTGATGAAGAACTCGATTTGCACGGTGATGATAGTTATATCTATGGCGAAAATTATGACGATGACGGCACTGTCGAAGTCTATGCACCGACCGATGTACCACCCCCTGAGTACAACCCTGAAGCTGAAATCACCGAAGATCGCTTTAAAGGGAAAAATGAGATTGCCAACTGCTTCGCCTACTCTCGTAAATCTGGGGAAAAAATCGGCGAGATTGAACTTGATGATGTGCGCCGCGAATTATCCAACAACAACGTATTTGTTTGGGTAGGACTGCATGACCCAAGTATCGAAACCATTCGAGAAGTTCAAGAGGCATTTGACTTGCACGAACTTGCCATTGAAGATGCTTTTGCTGAACATCAACGCGCCAAAGTTGAAAGCTATGGTAATGATAGTGTGTTCGTGGTGGTACGAACCGCCAAATTGACCGAAAACACCATTCGTTATGGCACTACGGCCATCTTTATGGGCAAGCAATATATCATCACTATTCGTCAAGGTGCCTCTCATAGCTACCAAAGTGTGCGAGATTTTTGTCATCGCCGACCAGAAAAATTGCGCCTTGGACCCATCTTTGTGCTGCATGCCATCTTAGACTTTATCGTCGATAACTATTTACCTATCACTGAAAAATTAGGGCGTTATTTGCGCGAGCAAGAACGGGAAATTTTCTCTGAAAACTTTAACAAGCATACACTGCGCAATTTGTATGAATTAAAATCACAGCTCGTACATATGCGTGCTGTCATCTTGCCCGTACAAGATATCTGTAATTTTTTTATCAATCATAAAAAGACTGATTTGATTCCAAGTTTCCCTAGCCAAGCCAAACCGTATTTTCGCGACGTCAATGACCATCTACTGCGTGCGCTCGATGCGGTCAATGGACTCAACGAAATGCTCAGTGTTGCCATGGATACTTACATGGCAGTGGTAAATACGGGTCAGAATGATGTGGTACGAAAACTTGCCGCTTGGGCAGGTATCCTCGCGGTTCCGACCGCGGTCGCAGGGATTTATGGGATGAACTTTGAAAATATGCCTGAACTAAAAATGCATTATGCCTACTATGTCTTATTAGCCGTTATTTTGACCATTTGTTTCACGCTTTACTATCGATTTAAGAAGTCAGGTTGGTTGTAA
- a CDS encoding DUF2237 family protein, translating to MSYHPKAELNQTNVLGTALASCCFDPLTGYYRNGFCHTGAGDIGLHTVCAKMTREFLEFSVAKGNDLVTPLPEFGFPGLQPNDFWCVCALRWVEALDAGVAPPLKLAACHESLLELVDIETLQQYAI from the coding sequence ATGTCCTATCATCCAAAAGCTGAATTAAACCAAACCAATGTACTGGGTACCGCACTAGCGAGTTGCTGTTTCGACCCGTTAACAGGTTATTATCGAAATGGTTTTTGTCATACCGGTGCTGGTGACATCGGCCTACACACGGTTTGCGCCAAAATGACCCGAGAATTCTTGGAATTTTCTGTTGCCAAGGGCAATGATTTGGTGACCCCTTTACCCGAATTTGGTTTTCCAGGGCTGCAGCCCAATGATTTTTGGTGCGTGTGCGCCCTGCGCTGGGTGGAAGCATTGGATGCAGGGGTTGCGCCGCCGCTAAAGCTTGCCGCATGCCATGAGAGTCTCTTAGAGTTAGTAGATATAGAGACACTGCAGCAGTATGCTATTTAA
- a CDS encoding glutathione S-transferase N-terminal domain-containing protein, whose protein sequence is MKLFVSTTSPFSRLVMVACLRQQIDAKLIFVMPWENPQELLAVNPFSQVPALLTDNQLLITESSVILAHLMPQIFTDEKSAALTSLSLGIINQTVRAFATERFQPSSATPHPFIERSTSLLSNLLPNAPQLDAQSDALGQIFFGIALGYLKLRLAGVFDKAVTEANKVALEQFCQRDFMQKTQSTALEKLPTAISQL, encoded by the coding sequence ATGAAACTCTTTGTCTCAACTACTTCCCCTTTTTCCCGTCTCGTGATGGTCGCCTGTTTACGCCAGCAAATTGATGCTAAGCTTATATTTGTCATGCCTTGGGAAAACCCACAAGAATTATTAGCGGTCAACCCTTTTAGCCAAGTACCTGCCCTGCTCACCGATAATCAATTACTCATCACCGAAAGCAGTGTGATTTTGGCGCATCTGATGCCGCAAATTTTCACTGATGAAAAATCTGCCGCTTTAACGAGCCTGAGCCTCGGCATTATCAACCAAACTGTTCGCGCCTTTGCCACCGAGCGCTTTCAGCCATCAAGCGCTACCCCTCATCCATTTATTGAGCGCTCTACCAGTCTATTGTCGAATTTACTGCCCAATGCACCACAGCTCGATGCACAAAGCGATGCGCTCGGCCAAATCTTCTTTGGCATTGCCTTAGGGTATTTAAAATTACGTTTGGCTGGGGTGTTTGACAAGGCAGTCACTGAGGCAAACAAAGTGGCACTCGAGCAATTTTGTCAGCGAGATTTTATGCAAAAAACTCAAAGCACTGCTTTAGAAAAACTACCAACCGCTATCTCTCAACTTTAA